The following proteins are co-located in the Vigna angularis cultivar LongXiaoDou No.4 chromosome 2, ASM1680809v1, whole genome shotgun sequence genome:
- the LOC108328676 gene encoding secoisolariciresinol dehydrogenase-like, whose product MASSSSVTNRRLEGKVALITGGASGIGKRTAEVFAQHGAKVVIADIQDELGHSVAESIGSSICSYVHCDVTDENQVKNAVHTAVETYGKLDIMFNNAGIVDPNKHRIIDNDKADFERVLSVNVTGVFLGMKHAAQAMIPARSGSIISTASISSYVGGAASHAYCCAKHAVVGLTKNAAVELGQFGIRVNCLSPYALATPLATSFVGANDEQLETIMNSLANLKGVTLKTDDVANAALYFASDDSSYVSGHNLLIDGAFSIVNPSFNMFQYPPS is encoded by the exons ATGGCAAGCTCAAGCTCTGTGACCAACAGAAG GTTGGAAGGAAAAGTTGCATTGATAACAGGAGGAGCTAGTGGAATTGGGAAACGCACCGCAGAAGTGTTCGCCCAGCACGGAGCCAAAGTAGTGATCGCTGACATCCAAGACGAATTGGGGCATTCAGTGGCTGAGTCCATAGGGTCATCAATTTGTTCTTATGTTCACTGCGATGTGACCGATGAGAATCAGGTCAAAAACGCTGTCCACACAGCCGTCGAAACTTATGGCAAGCTAGACATCATGTTCAACAACGCCGGCATAGTTGATCCCAACAAGCATCGAATCATTGATAACGATAAGGCAGATTTTGAACGTGTTCTCAGCGTCAATGTTACAG GTGTTTTCCTCGGGATGAAGCATGCGGCACAGGCGATGATCCCAGCACGCAGTGGCAGCATTATCTCAACGGCGAGCATAAGCTCTTACGTCGGAGGTGCAGCTTCCCATGCATATTGTTGTGCCAAGCACGCGGTGGTTGGTCTAACTAAAAATGCAGCGGTTGAGCTCGGACAGTTCGGAATCAGGGTGAATTGTTTGTCACCTTACGCTCTTGCCACTCCCTTGGCCACCAGCTTCGTCGGAGCTAATGATGAACAGCTTGAGACTATCATGAACTCACTCGCTAATCTCAAGGGTGTCACCCTCAAAACTGATGATGTTGCCAATGCAGCACTCTATTTTGCTAGTGATGATTCCAGCTACGTCAGTGGCCATAATTTGCTCATAGATGGAGCTTTCAGCATTGTTAATCCTTCCTTTAACATGTTTCAGTATCCCCCATCTTGA
- the LOC108327580 gene encoding short chain aldehyde dehydrogenase 1: MSVIDILTRVNSICKKYDKYDVEKHCDSNVSSDNVFARLYTSIDTNIEALLQRRKVTHKFYGKEEVKKKITSNISKTHYWIPYDESLHILSFIQHFHCLHCSSYFINSLSMASLSKRLEGKVAIITGGASGIGAATAKLFLQHGAKVIIADVQDALGHSLCKTFTTNSPIHYLHCDVTSDSDVKNVVEVAITKYGKLDIMFNNAGISGDSNRSVVESDEEDFKRVLEVNVYGAFLGSKHAARFMVPAKRGVILFTSSIASLLGGETSHAYAVSKHAVVGLMKNLCVELGQHGIRVNCVCPGGIPTPMLNEALKMNKKETQELLCKVAVLKGTVLEAEDIAKAALYLCSDEAKFVSGVNLVLDGGYSTTNMSFNSVLNGLMDNCTNNINSNNHA, from the exons ATGAGTGTCATTGACATTCTCACTAGAGTCAATTCCATTTGCAAGAAGTATGACAAATACGATGTCGAGAAGCACTGCGATTCTAATGTCTCTAGCGACAATGTGTTTGCCAGACTATACACCTCCATCGACACTAACATTGAGGCATTGCTTCAG AGGAGAAAAGTCACACACAAGTTTTATGGGAAAGaagaagtgaaaaagaaaattacaagcAACATTTCAAAAACTCATTATTGGATCCCTTATGATGAAAG TCTCCATATATTATCGTTCATTCAACATTTTCATTGCTTACATTGTTCCTCCTATTTCATCAACTCCCTCTCCATGGCTTCACTTTCCAAAAG GCTTGAAGGAAAAGTGGCGATAATCACCGGAGGAGCTAGCGGCATCGGAGCCGCCACCGCCAAACTATTCCTCCAACACGGTGCCAAAGTGATCATTGCAGACGTGCAAGATGCTTTAGGCCACTCCCTCTGCAAAACCTTCACCACGAACAGTCCCATTCACTACCTTCACTGCGACGTAACAAGCGACTCGGACGTCAAAAACGTGGTGGAAGTCGCCATAACCAAATACGGAAAACTCGACATAATGTTCAATAATGCCGGCATCTCGGGAGACTCGAACAGATCCGTAGTAGAATCCGATGAGGAAGATTTCAAAAGAGTTCTCGAGGTTAATGTGTACGGAGCTTTCTTGGGCTCCAAGCATGCGGCGAGGTTCATGGTTCCAGCGAAGAGAGGGGTGATTCTCTTCACTTCGAGCATTGCTTCGCTTCTGGGTGGCGAAACGTCGCATGCTTACGCCGTTTCAAAGCACGCAGTGGTGGGACTGATGAAGAACCTGTGCGTTGAACTGGGGCAGCATGGGATCAGAGTGAATTGCGTTTGTCCAGGTGGCATTCCCACTCCGATGCTGAACGAGGCGTTGAAGATGAACAAGAAGGAGACGCAGGAATTGCTGTGCAAGGTTGCAGTGTTGAAAGGGACGGTTCTTGAAGCTGAAGACATAGCAAAAGCTGCGTTATATTTGTGCAGCGACGAGGCGAAGTTCGTGAGTGGAGTTAACCTTGTTCTGGACGGTGGTTATAGCACCACCAACATGTCATTCAATTCAGTGCTGAATGGTCTCATGGATAACTGCACCAACAACATCAACAGCAACAACCATGCTTAA
- the LOC108326979 gene encoding uncharacterized protein LOC108326979 isoform X2 has product MFDLVTQERKDQRLTFEDLVVAKATYEKGTKDEIEEYIFRLLDVSGDNFITRSDLKIVMIAIFNNILCIKDSQDRSSSHEDIVNIFLNAAKFSMHNEGGTEETMSFEDFRNWCTHLPSVKKLLGSLLLPPGSGRPGSQIPKLLTSTAIDPNIILLRKEYAWHIRGALSQHDLEDWNLLYHSSVNGLSFNTFLGNISNHAGPTVLIIKDKEGYIYGGYASQPWERHADFYGDMKCYLFQLNPVASIFRPTGANNNLQWCAINFTSEDIPNGIGFGGRVNHFGLFVSANFDQGHTFSCTTFGSPCLSKTNRILPEVIECWGVTQVATQDKHDAVKGTVLERFKEDRNMLKMVGLANSSE; this is encoded by the exons ATGTTTGATTTAGTTACTCAAGAGCGCAAGGATCAAAGGTTAACCTTTGAGGACCTCGTTGTTGCTAAA GCTACTTATGAGAAAGGGacaaaagatgaaattgaagaatACATCTTTCGCCTATTAGACGTATCTGGAGATAATTTTATAACGAG GTCTGATTTGAAAATTGTTATGATCGccatttttaacaatatattatGCATAAAAGATTCTCAGGATAGATCAAGTTCACATGAAGACATTGTTAACATATTTCTGAATGCTGCAAAATTCTCCATGCATAATGAAGGGGGCACCGAGGAGACTATGTCTTTTGAAGATTTCAGAAACTGGTGTACTCATCTCCCATCTGTGAAGAAGCTTCTTGGAAGCCTACTACTGCCACCTGGTTCAG gACGACCTGGTTCTCAGATTCCTAAACTATTAACTTCAACGGCTATTGATCCTAACATTATACTTTTAAGAAAGGAATATGCTTGGCATATTCGAGGCGCACTCTCTCAGCATGACCTGGAAGATTGGAATCTTTTGTATCATAGTTCTGTTAATGGTCTTAGTTTTAATACATTCTTGGGCAACATTTC AAATCATGCAGGCCCAACTGTGTTAATTATTAAGGACAAAGAGGGTTATATATATGGAGGGTATGCTTCTCAACCATGGGAGCGACATGCTGATTTTTATGGAGACATGAAATGTTACCTTTTTCAACTAAATCCAGTGGCTTCTATATTCAGGCCGACTGGAGCAAACAATAATCTGCAATGG TGTGCTATCAACTTCACTTCAGAGGACATTCCAAATGGCATTGGTTTTGGGGGACGAGTCAATCACTTTGGTTTGTTTGTATCAGCAAACTTTGATCAAGGACATACATTTTCGTGTACCACGTTTGGTAGCCCTTGCCTCTCCAAGACTAATCGTATATTGCCAGAAGTAATAGAATGCTGGGGAGTGACTCAAGTTGCAACACAAGACAAGCATGATGCTGTTAAAGGCACTGTTCTGGAGAGGTTCAAGGAAGATCGCAATATGCTTAAAATGGTCGGGCTTGCAAATTCCAGCGAGTAG
- the LOC108326979 gene encoding uncharacterized protein LOC108326979 isoform X1 has product MGNAQSPSNNDPRYVSAARAFTQKELEDLRSLFNHLAAQSQNNAKCISPSVFQSYFGLHGPLGERMFDLVTQERKDQRLTFEDLVVAKATYEKGTKDEIEEYIFRLLDVSGDNFITRSDLKIVMIAIFNNILCIKDSQDRSSSHEDIVNIFLNAAKFSMHNEGGTEETMSFEDFRNWCTHLPSVKKLLGSLLLPPGSGRPGSQIPKLLTSTAIDPNIILLRKEYAWHIRGALSQHDLEDWNLLYHSSVNGLSFNTFLGNISNHAGPTVLIIKDKEGYIYGGYASQPWERHADFYGDMKCYLFQLNPVASIFRPTGANNNLQWCAINFTSEDIPNGIGFGGRVNHFGLFVSANFDQGHTFSCTTFGSPCLSKTNRILPEVIECWGVTQVATQDKHDAVKGTVLERFKEDRNMLKMVGLANSSE; this is encoded by the exons ATGGGCAACGCTCAATCACCATCCAACAATGATCCTCGATATGTTTCTGCAGCCAG AGCTTTTACTCAAAAGGAACTTGAAGACTTGAGGTCTCTGTTCAATCATCTGGCAGCTCAATCACAGAATAACGCCAAATGCATCTCTCCCTCAGTTTTTCAG TCATATTTTGGACTTCATGGACCTCTTGGGGAGAGGATGTTTGATTTAGTTACTCAAGAGCGCAAGGATCAAAGGTTAACCTTTGAGGACCTCGTTGTTGCTAAA GCTACTTATGAGAAAGGGacaaaagatgaaattgaagaatACATCTTTCGCCTATTAGACGTATCTGGAGATAATTTTATAACGAG GTCTGATTTGAAAATTGTTATGATCGccatttttaacaatatattatGCATAAAAGATTCTCAGGATAGATCAAGTTCACATGAAGACATTGTTAACATATTTCTGAATGCTGCAAAATTCTCCATGCATAATGAAGGGGGCACCGAGGAGACTATGTCTTTTGAAGATTTCAGAAACTGGTGTACTCATCTCCCATCTGTGAAGAAGCTTCTTGGAAGCCTACTACTGCCACCTGGTTCAG gACGACCTGGTTCTCAGATTCCTAAACTATTAACTTCAACGGCTATTGATCCTAACATTATACTTTTAAGAAAGGAATATGCTTGGCATATTCGAGGCGCACTCTCTCAGCATGACCTGGAAGATTGGAATCTTTTGTATCATAGTTCTGTTAATGGTCTTAGTTTTAATACATTCTTGGGCAACATTTC AAATCATGCAGGCCCAACTGTGTTAATTATTAAGGACAAAGAGGGTTATATATATGGAGGGTATGCTTCTCAACCATGGGAGCGACATGCTGATTTTTATGGAGACATGAAATGTTACCTTTTTCAACTAAATCCAGTGGCTTCTATATTCAGGCCGACTGGAGCAAACAATAATCTGCAATGG TGTGCTATCAACTTCACTTCAGAGGACATTCCAAATGGCATTGGTTTTGGGGGACGAGTCAATCACTTTGGTTTGTTTGTATCAGCAAACTTTGATCAAGGACATACATTTTCGTGTACCACGTTTGGTAGCCCTTGCCTCTCCAAGACTAATCGTATATTGCCAGAAGTAATAGAATGCTGGGGAGTGACTCAAGTTGCAACACAAGACAAGCATGATGCTGTTAAAGGCACTGTTCTGGAGAGGTTCAAGGAAGATCGCAATATGCTTAAAATGGTCGGGCTTGCAAATTCCAGCGAGTAG